One segment of Solanum stenotomum isolate F172 chromosome 1, ASM1918654v1, whole genome shotgun sequence DNA contains the following:
- the LOC125853218 gene encoding probable receptor-like protein kinase At1g49730 isoform X1 — MTLYGQAIFLGFLIFLEMYLLSTTTAASVCPLDMTGSNYTLTASICSNKEERGKCCRYINALVAISVARYANATSNLGVNADTSQICLDKIAEIFQFHGVNRNATVFCGFGTKIPVNYDCQGRTTVTQMIQSPQFSSVTKTCQVPLSGESECRKCLNAGILYLRNLVGTANNMTFSTCRDATFAALASQVDNASAIDLARCFFGVIGLIIPPGPSPSQLSPEVSPNPPVAASPSQLSLNTPVKENHHPYHLTLVPVIGIVVTVMAVLMLFILIVLIWRKSKELEDSDATDKISSKSFTHPPKRFQEGTASIFTKYSYKGTKKATNNFSTTIGQGGFGTVYKAEFKDGSVVAVKRMNKVSEQAEDEFCREIELLARLHHRHLVALRGFCTERHERFLMYEYMPSGSLKDQLHNPGTAPLSWRTRIQVAIDVANALEYLHFYCDPPLCHRDIKSSNILLDENVVAKVADFGLAHASKDGSICFEPVNTEIKGTPGYMDPEYVITQELTEKSDVYSYGVVLLELITGRRAIQDNKNLIEWAEMFMTSESKITELVDPNIGDSYDFDQLQTLLAIVRWCTQKEGRARPSIKQVLRLLYECADPMHSGFVESMDDEDYDEIEGKGRTSRSRLHKGEGIFHSGDGRCLASSSSTSRSYCSRSFLIETSPPQSPF, encoded by the exons ATGACATTGTACGGACAAGCCATCTTTCTGGGTTTCTTGATCTTTCTTGAAATGTACCTTTTATCAACAACAACTGCTGCTTCAG TGTGCCCCTTAGACATGACTGGATCCAACTATACTCTGACTGCCTCAATCTGCTCCAAcaaagaagaaagaggaaagTGTTGCCGCTACATTAATGCCTTGGTTGCAATTTCTGTTGCTCGATATGCAAATGCAACAAGCAACCTGGGGGTTAATGCTGACACATCACAGATTTGCCTAGACAAAATAGCAGAAATTTTCCAATTCCATGGAGTCAACAGAAACGCAACAGTGTTCTGTGGGTTTGGAACAAAAATTCCTGTCAACTATGATTGCCAAGGTCGAACAACTGTAACTCAGATGATTCAATCTCCACAATTTTCAAGTGTTACTAAAACCTGCCAAGTCCCTCTCTCGGGGGAAAGTGAATGCAGAAAATGCCTCAATGCTGGCATCTTGTATCTCCGCAATCTAGTTGGTACAGCTAATAATATGACATTTAGTACTTGTAGAGATGCAACTTTTGCTGCTCTTGCAAGCCAAGTTGACAATGCATCAGCTATTGATCTTGCTCGCTGTTTCTTTGGGGTTATAGGCCTTATTATACCTCCAG GACCATCTCCATCACAACTTTCACCAGAGGTCTCTCCAAACCCTCCTGTTGCTGCAAGTCCCTCTCAACTTTCCTTGAATACACCTGTGAAGGAAAATCACCATCCTTACCATCTTACATTAGTACCAGTTATTGGCATAGTAGTTACAGTCATGGCTGTCCTGATGCTGTTTATCTTAATTGTTCTGATTTGGAGGAAAAGCAAAGAGCTGGAAGATTCTGATGCAACTGATAAGATATCTTCCAAATCCTTCACACATCCACCAAAAAGATTCCAGGAAG GTACGGCTTCTATATTTACGAAATACAGCTATAAGGGGACAAAGAAAGCAACCAACAATTTCAGCACAACTATTGGACAGGGAGGATTTGGCACAGTATACAAAGCTGAATTTAAGGATGGTTCCGTGGTAGCAGTGAAAAGAATGAACAAGGTTTCTGAGCAGGCTGAGGATGAGTTTTGCAGAGAAATAGAACTGCTTGCTCGACTGCATCATCGTCATCTTGTTGCTCTAAGGGGCTTTTGCACTGAAAGGCATGAGAG GTTTCTCATGTATGAGTATATGCCAAGTGGAAGCTTAAAGGATCAGCTTCACA ATCCAGGTACAGCTCCCCTCAGCTGGCGTACTAGAATTCAAGTAGCTATTGATGTTGCAAACGCTCTg GAATATCTTCATTTCTATTGTGATCCTCCACTGTGCCATAGGGACATCAAATCAAGCAATATATTATTGGATGAAAACGTAGTTGCAAAG GTTGCAGATTTTGGCCTTGCACATGCTTCAAAGGATGGTTCTATTTGCTTTGAACCAGTAAACACAGAGATCAAGGGAACTCCAG GTTATATGGATCCCGAGTATGTCATCACCCAAGAGCTTACAGAGAAAAGTGATGTATATAGTTATGGAGTAGTATTACTGGAATTAATCACAGGGAGACGGGCAATTCAAGATAACAAAAATTTGATAGAGTGGGCCGAAATGTTCATGACATCAGAATCTAAGATAACTGAGCTTGTCGATCCTAacattggagattcttatgacTTTGATCAACTTCAGACCCTTTTAGCAATTGTTAGATGGTGTACTCAGAAAGAAGGACGGGCTCGTCCTTCAATCAAGCAGGTCCTTAGGCTTTTGTATGAGTGTGCAGACCCAATGCACAGTGGCTTTGTTGAATCCATGGACGATGAAGACTACGATGAAATTGAAGGAAAGGGAAGAACAAGTAGGTCTAGGCTGCACAAAGGTGAGGGAATATTTCACAGTGGTGATGGAAGGTGTCTAGCTTCGTCGTCAAGTACATCGAGGTCCTATTGTAGCAGGAGTTTCCTAATTGAAACCAGCCCTCCCCAGTCTCCATTCTAA
- the LOC125853218 gene encoding probable receptor-like protein kinase At1g49730 isoform X2 encodes MTLYGQAIFLGFLIFLEMYLLSTTTAASVCPLDMTGSNYTLTASICSNKEERGKCCRYINALVAISVARYANATSNLGVNADTSQICLDKIAEIFQFHGVNRNATVFCGFGTKIPVNYDCQGRTTVTQMIQSPQFSSVTKTCQVPLSGESECRKCLNAGILYLRNLVGTANNMTFSTCRDATFAALASQVDNASAIDLARCFFGVIGLIIPPGPSPSQLSPEVSPNPPVAASPSQLSLNTPVKENHHPYHLTLVPVIGIVVTVMAVLMLFILIVLIWRKSKELEDSDATDKISSKSFTHPPKRFQEGTASIFTKYSYKGTKKATNNFSTTIGQGGFGTVYKAEFKDGSVVAVKRMNKVSEQAEDEFCREIELLARLHHRHLVALRGFCTERHERFLMYEYMPSGSLKDQLHSTAPLSWRTRIQVAIDVANALEYLHFYCDPPLCHRDIKSSNILLDENVVAKVADFGLAHASKDGSICFEPVNTEIKGTPGYMDPEYVITQELTEKSDVYSYGVVLLELITGRRAIQDNKNLIEWAEMFMTSESKITELVDPNIGDSYDFDQLQTLLAIVRWCTQKEGRARPSIKQVLRLLYECADPMHSGFVESMDDEDYDEIEGKGRTSRSRLHKGEGIFHSGDGRCLASSSSTSRSYCSRSFLIETSPPQSPF; translated from the exons ATGACATTGTACGGACAAGCCATCTTTCTGGGTTTCTTGATCTTTCTTGAAATGTACCTTTTATCAACAACAACTGCTGCTTCAG TGTGCCCCTTAGACATGACTGGATCCAACTATACTCTGACTGCCTCAATCTGCTCCAAcaaagaagaaagaggaaagTGTTGCCGCTACATTAATGCCTTGGTTGCAATTTCTGTTGCTCGATATGCAAATGCAACAAGCAACCTGGGGGTTAATGCTGACACATCACAGATTTGCCTAGACAAAATAGCAGAAATTTTCCAATTCCATGGAGTCAACAGAAACGCAACAGTGTTCTGTGGGTTTGGAACAAAAATTCCTGTCAACTATGATTGCCAAGGTCGAACAACTGTAACTCAGATGATTCAATCTCCACAATTTTCAAGTGTTACTAAAACCTGCCAAGTCCCTCTCTCGGGGGAAAGTGAATGCAGAAAATGCCTCAATGCTGGCATCTTGTATCTCCGCAATCTAGTTGGTACAGCTAATAATATGACATTTAGTACTTGTAGAGATGCAACTTTTGCTGCTCTTGCAAGCCAAGTTGACAATGCATCAGCTATTGATCTTGCTCGCTGTTTCTTTGGGGTTATAGGCCTTATTATACCTCCAG GACCATCTCCATCACAACTTTCACCAGAGGTCTCTCCAAACCCTCCTGTTGCTGCAAGTCCCTCTCAACTTTCCTTGAATACACCTGTGAAGGAAAATCACCATCCTTACCATCTTACATTAGTACCAGTTATTGGCATAGTAGTTACAGTCATGGCTGTCCTGATGCTGTTTATCTTAATTGTTCTGATTTGGAGGAAAAGCAAAGAGCTGGAAGATTCTGATGCAACTGATAAGATATCTTCCAAATCCTTCACACATCCACCAAAAAGATTCCAGGAAG GTACGGCTTCTATATTTACGAAATACAGCTATAAGGGGACAAAGAAAGCAACCAACAATTTCAGCACAACTATTGGACAGGGAGGATTTGGCACAGTATACAAAGCTGAATTTAAGGATGGTTCCGTGGTAGCAGTGAAAAGAATGAACAAGGTTTCTGAGCAGGCTGAGGATGAGTTTTGCAGAGAAATAGAACTGCTTGCTCGACTGCATCATCGTCATCTTGTTGCTCTAAGGGGCTTTTGCACTGAAAGGCATGAGAG GTTTCTCATGTATGAGTATATGCCAAGTGGAAGCTTAAAGGATCAGCTTCACA GTACAGCTCCCCTCAGCTGGCGTACTAGAATTCAAGTAGCTATTGATGTTGCAAACGCTCTg GAATATCTTCATTTCTATTGTGATCCTCCACTGTGCCATAGGGACATCAAATCAAGCAATATATTATTGGATGAAAACGTAGTTGCAAAG GTTGCAGATTTTGGCCTTGCACATGCTTCAAAGGATGGTTCTATTTGCTTTGAACCAGTAAACACAGAGATCAAGGGAACTCCAG GTTATATGGATCCCGAGTATGTCATCACCCAAGAGCTTACAGAGAAAAGTGATGTATATAGTTATGGAGTAGTATTACTGGAATTAATCACAGGGAGACGGGCAATTCAAGATAACAAAAATTTGATAGAGTGGGCCGAAATGTTCATGACATCAGAATCTAAGATAACTGAGCTTGTCGATCCTAacattggagattcttatgacTTTGATCAACTTCAGACCCTTTTAGCAATTGTTAGATGGTGTACTCAGAAAGAAGGACGGGCTCGTCCTTCAATCAAGCAGGTCCTTAGGCTTTTGTATGAGTGTGCAGACCCAATGCACAGTGGCTTTGTTGAATCCATGGACGATGAAGACTACGATGAAATTGAAGGAAAGGGAAGAACAAGTAGGTCTAGGCTGCACAAAGGTGAGGGAATATTTCACAGTGGTGATGGAAGGTGTCTAGCTTCGTCGTCAAGTACATCGAGGTCCTATTGTAGCAGGAGTTTCCTAATTGAAACCAGCCCTCCCCAGTCTCCATTCTAA